In a single window of the Biomphalaria glabrata chromosome 13, xgBioGlab47.1, whole genome shotgun sequence genome:
- the LOC106076452 gene encoding G-protein coupled receptor dmsr-1-like — MLNATLLDMGVDETEDSTLTPLLIDESTPKRYNFSRQNRNDDTTDESIGTLQDFHIFFLEIHGYASLVVCAFGILTNVLNITVLMAKDMRTATNHLLTFLAIADILTMLPYIPFVLHFYCPPADPYDSPEKFSYSWIVYMIIIISLLATTHTIAIWLAVTLAAFRFSQIRSPCPRGPMAKEMRVRQVKIAAAVVYITSVVVMIPNYLSHEIIKLPMPRHINVSAFGLKEMHYGTKDIDLIILTNILTYAILAKILPCILILVFSGSLLYHMGIKAARRRQRLSVSCQQVQTTRMLLVVLLMFIITELPQGVLNVLSALVPDFYLNFHYPLTDLMDFVALVNNAINFVLYCVMSQQFREKFFSIYIKPICERRRTMITSNSELLILREHPPRTMTTTTHEETLRV; from the coding sequence ATGCTGAATGCAACACTTCTAGACATGGGTGTGGATGAGACTGAGGATTCTACTTTAACTCCTCTGTTAATAGATGAGTCGACTCCCAAAAGGTACAATTTTTCAAGGCAGAACAGGAATGATGATACCACCGACGAGAGCATTGGGACTCTGCAGGACTTTCACATCTTTTTCCTGGAAATACACGGCTATGCCAGTCTTGTCGTTTGTGCCTTTGGTATATTGACCAATGTCCTAAACATCACAGTTCTGATGGCAAAGGATATGAGAACTGCCACCAATCACCTGTTGACCTTCCTGGCCATCGCAGACATTTTAACGATGCTTCCGTATATTCCCTTTGTGCTACACTTCTACTGTCCACCTGCTGACCCTTATGATTCTCCGGAAAAGTTTTCGTACAGTTGGATCGTGTATATGATTATTATAATCAGCTTACTGGCCACGACGCACACAATAGCCATCTGGCTGGCGGTCACTCTTGCAGCGTTTCGATTTAGTCAGATTCGGTCACCGTGCCCCAGAGGACCAATGGCTAAAGAAATGCGCGTCCGGCAGGTGAAGATAGCCGCGGCAGTGGTGTACATTACATCAGTAGTGGTGATGATTCCTAATTATCTCTCTCATGAGATTATAAAACTTCCAATGCCTCGCCACATCAATGTTTCTGCCTTTGGTCTTAAAGAAATGCACTACGGCACCAAAGACATTGATTTGATCATACTCACCAACATCCTTACATACGCCATACTTGCTAAAATTTTGCCTTGTATCTTGATTCTCGTGTTCAGCGGTTCTCTGTTATACCACATGGGTATAAAGGCGGCAAGGAGGCGCCAGCGGCTTTCCGTCTCCTGTCAACAAGTGCAGACCACGAGGATGCTCCTGGTCGTTCTACTCATGTTCATCATCACCGAGCTTCCACAGGGCGTCTTGAACGTCCTGAGCGCCCTAGTGCCGGATTTTTACCTAAACTTTCACTACCCGTTAACCGATCTAATGGATTTCGTGGCGCTGGTGAACAACGCGATCAACTTCGTGCTGTATTGCGTCATGAGCCAGCAGTTTCGGGAGAAGTTCTTCAGCATCTACATCAAGCCCATCTGTGAGAGGAGGAGGACGATGATTACCTCCAACTCGGAGCTGCTGATTCTGCGGGAACATCCGCCTAGGACCATGACGACCACGACCCACGAAGAGACGCTGAGAGTATGA